One genomic segment of Bombina bombina isolate aBomBom1 chromosome 4, aBomBom1.pri, whole genome shotgun sequence includes these proteins:
- the MB21D2 gene encoding nucleotidyltransferase MB21D2 isoform X2, producing MVQKLDQKLPVANEYLLLSGGVREGVVDLELDELNVYARGTDYDMDFTLLVPALKLHDRNQPVTLDMRHSALCHSWLSLRLFDEGTITKWKDCCTIVEHINGATNYFFSPTKVADWFYESISIVLSEIQKKPQRGMPKVEKVEKNGTIISIILGVGSSRMMYDIVPVVSFKGWPAVAQSWLMENHFWDGKITEEEVISGFYLVPACSFKGKKDNEWRLSFARSEVQLKKCISSSLMQAYQACKAIIIKLLSRPKAISPYHLRSMMLWACDRLPANYLAQEDYAAHFLLGLIDDLQNCLVNKMCPNYFIPQCNMLEHLSEETVMLHARKLSSVRSDPTEHLRTAIEHVKAANRLTLDLQRRGSTTSIPSPQSDGGDNNQPDDRLAKKLQQLVTENPGKSISVFINPDDVTRPHFRIDDKFF from the coding sequence ATGGTGCAGAAATTGGACCAGAAGTTGCCAGTTGCTAATGAATATCTGTTACTTTCTGGAGGTGTCCGTGAAGGAGTTGTGGACTTAGAACTTGACGAATTAAATGTTTATGCACGTGGTACAGACTATGACATGGATTTTACTCTTCTGGTGCCAGCTTTAAAACTCCATGACCGGAATCAACCTGTAACACTGGATATGCGCCATTCTGCACTGTGCCATTCTTGGCTGAGTCTTCGTTTGTTTGATGAAGGTACTATAACAAAGTGGAAAGACTGTTGCACAATAGTAGAACATATTAATGGGGCTACAAACTACTTCTTTTCACCTACAAAAGTTGCCGATTGGTTCTATGAATCAATAAGCATTGTTCTCTCTGAAATTCAAAAAAAGCCTCAACGTGGAATGCCTAAAGTTGAAAAAGTTGAGAAGAATGGCACTATAATTTCCATTATATTAGGAGTTGGTAGCAGTCGCATGATGTATGATATTGTTCCCGTGGTTTCTTTCAAAGGTTGGCCAGCAGTTGCTCAGAGTTGGCTTATGGAAAACCATTTTTGGGATGGGAAGATTACAGAAGAGGAGGTCATTAGTGGATTTTATTTAGTACCAGCATGTTCATTTAAAGGTAAAAAAGATAATGAATGGAGGTTGTCATTTGCTAGAAGTGAAGTGCAGCTAAAAAAGTGCATCTCGAGTAGTTTAATGCAGGCCTATCAAGCTTGTAAAGCCATAATCATTAAGCTTTTATCAAGACCAAAAGCTATTAGCCCATACCATCTCCGGAGTATGATGCTTTGGGCCTGTGATAGACTTCCAGCTAATTACCTAGCTCAAGAAGATTATGCAGCCCATTTCCTTTTGGGACTTATTGATGATCTACAAAATTGCTTAGTTAACAAAATGTGCCCTAATTACTTCATTCCACAGTGTAATATGCTAGAGCACCTTTCAGAGGAAACCGTCATGCTACACGCCAGAAAGTTGTCTTCTGTAAGATCAGATCCTACAGAACACCTCCGGACGGCTATAGAGCACGTCAAGGCAGCTAATCGGCTAACATTAGACCTCCAGAGGAGGGGGAGCACTACAAGTATACCATCGCCACAGTCTGATGGAGGTGATAACAACCAGCCAGATGATCGATTAGCCAAAAAATTGCAGCAGCTAGTGACTGAGAATCCAGGAAAGTCCATATCTGTCTTCATTAATCCTGATGATGTTACCAGACCTCACTTCAGAATTGATGACAAATTTTTCTGA